The following are encoded in a window of Chitinophaga sp. H8 genomic DNA:
- a CDS encoding citrate (Si)-synthase, eukaryotic, producing the protein MGYIKEKFKVKADELNVEVKDLLKNHGTKKIEDVTLAQVYQGMRGITGLVTETSLLDANEGIRFRGYSIPELREHLPKAAGGAEPLPEGLFYLMLMGELPTEADVQYVSSMWGRRSHVPNHVFASIDALPISTHPMTMFTVGVMALQTESSFAQAYAEGINKKDYWSYMYEDTMNLIARLPRIAAYIYRRKYKGGQHIQPNGMLDWAGNFAHMLGYQDEGFRELMRLYMTIHADHEGGNVSAHTTHLVGSALSDAYLSFAAGMNGLAGPLHGLANQEVIKWILSMREELGGGMPTKEQIEAYVRKTLSEGKVVPGYGHAVLRKTDPRFTAQMEFAKKHLPNDELVKIVWMVYETVPPILQEIAKIKNPWPNVDAHSGALLVHYGLVEYEFYTVLFGVSRALGVLASLCWDRALGLSLERPKSVTTQWMKDFVEGKIEEVAE; encoded by the coding sequence ATGGGGTATATAAAAGAGAAATTTAAAGTAAAGGCAGATGAATTGAACGTAGAAGTAAAGGATTTGCTGAAAAATCATGGAACAAAAAAGATTGAAGATGTAACACTTGCACAGGTGTACCAGGGTATGCGCGGTATTACTGGTTTGGTGACTGAAACATCTTTACTGGATGCGAATGAAGGTATACGTTTCCGTGGTTATTCTATTCCTGAGTTACGCGAGCATTTGCCTAAAGCAGCTGGCGGTGCAGAACCTTTACCGGAAGGCTTGTTTTATTTAATGCTGATGGGAGAGCTGCCCACAGAAGCGGATGTACAATATGTATCCAGCATGTGGGGACGCAGGTCGCACGTACCTAACCACGTATTTGCTTCTATAGATGCATTGCCCATCAGTACACACCCTATGACCATGTTTACCGTAGGTGTAATGGCTCTGCAAACGGAATCTTCCTTTGCACAGGCATACGCAGAAGGTATCAATAAAAAAGACTACTGGAGCTACATGTATGAGGACACAATGAACCTCATTGCCCGTTTGCCCCGTATTGCAGCATACATTTACCGTCGTAAATATAAAGGTGGCCAGCATATTCAGCCGAATGGCATGCTGGACTGGGCTGGCAACTTTGCACATATGCTGGGTTACCAGGATGAAGGATTCCGGGAACTGATGCGTCTGTACATGACGATTCACGCCGACCACGAAGGTGGTAACGTGAGTGCCCATACTACCCACCTGGTAGGTTCTGCATTAAGTGATGCTTACCTCTCTTTTGCTGCCGGTATGAACGGTTTGGCTGGTCCGCTGCACGGCCTGGCTAACCAGGAAGTGATCAAATGGATCCTGAGTATGCGGGAAGAACTGGGTGGTGGTATGCCTACCAAAGAGCAGATCGAAGCCTATGTACGCAAAACCTTATCAGAAGGTAAGGTAGTACCTGGTTATGGTCATGCGGTACTTCGTAAAACAGACCCCCGCTTTACCGCACAGATGGAATTTGCTAAAAAGCATTTGCCTAATGATGAACTGGTAAAGATCGTTTGGATGGTATACGAAACGGTACCTCCCATTTTACAGGAAATAGCCAAGATCAAAAACCCATGGCCTAATGTGGATGCCCATTCCGGTGCTTTGCTGGTACACTATGGTTTAGTGGAATATGAATTCTACACCGTATTGTTTGGAGTGTCCCGCGCATTGGGTGTGCTGGCTTCCCTCTGCTGGGACAGGGCACTGGGACTTTCTCTCGAAAGACCAAAATCTGTTACTACCCAATGGATGAAAGACTTTGTAGAAGGTAAAATTGAGGAAGTAGCAGAATAA
- the recG gene encoding ATP-dependent DNA helicase RecG — protein MSSYTAILSNPIEYLKGVGPQRGELLRKELNVHTFGDLLLYFPFRYIDRTKVDKISSLHGQMDYVQIRGRITYIEVMGEKRSKRLVATLRDETGEISLVWFQGWQWVQKSLRENVAYLVYGKVTAFNGVLQITHPEMDLLTEDIATGKQFLQPIYYTTEKLKARGLTAKAIGKLTFNLLEQLSPIEIPENIPEPVLQQYRLLPRPLAYFKIHLPASEEEAKLAQRRLKFEELFIAQIRICRLKIKRHKLSHGFIFGTVGDAFNNFYNEHLPFDLTGAQKRVLKEIRQDTMNGRQMNRLLQGDVGSGKTIVALLAMLLAMDNGFQACLMAPTEILSQQHFKGLSDLLKDMPVTISLLTGSIKGKARKKILAEAADGSLNLLVGTHALLEKEVVFKNLGMAIVDEQHRFGVAQRARLWQKNEIPPHILVMTATPIPRTLAMTVYGDLDVSVIDELPPGRKPITTVHRTEFQRPRVMDFIREEIQKGRQAYIVYPLIDESETLDYENLMKGYEEVKAFFPEPRYYISMVHGKQPADMRETNMQRFVSGETNIMVATTVIEVGVNVPNASVMVIESTERFGLSQLHQLRGRVGRGADQSFCILMTGNKVSNDSKERIQVMVQTNNGFIISEKDMELRGPGDIEGTRQSGVLDFRLADIVNDKPILDAARASAEKILQEDTDLLLPENQPLQQFLVSQRSKSQWSKIS, from the coding sequence TTGAGTAGCTATACCGCCATATTATCCAATCCGATAGAATACCTGAAAGGCGTAGGTCCGCAACGGGGAGAACTGCTGCGCAAAGAGCTGAATGTGCATACGTTTGGTGATCTGTTGCTGTATTTCCCATTCCGTTATATAGACCGCACCAAGGTAGATAAAATCAGCAGCCTGCACGGTCAGATGGACTATGTGCAGATACGGGGGCGTATTACCTACATAGAAGTGATGGGAGAAAAGCGGAGTAAAAGGCTGGTTGCCACACTCAGGGATGAAACCGGAGAAATATCACTGGTATGGTTCCAGGGCTGGCAATGGGTGCAGAAATCATTGCGCGAAAATGTAGCCTACCTGGTATATGGCAAGGTGACCGCTTTTAATGGTGTATTACAGATCACACATCCGGAAATGGACCTGCTCACGGAAGATATCGCTACTGGTAAGCAGTTCTTGCAACCCATTTATTATACCACAGAAAAATTAAAAGCAAGAGGACTAACGGCCAAGGCTATTGGCAAACTGACTTTTAACCTGCTGGAGCAATTATCTCCTATAGAAATTCCGGAAAATATTCCGGAACCGGTATTGCAGCAATACCGGCTACTGCCAAGGCCCCTGGCCTATTTTAAGATACATTTGCCTGCCAGTGAAGAGGAAGCGAAACTGGCACAACGGCGATTGAAATTTGAAGAGCTGTTTATTGCACAGATACGTATCTGCCGCCTTAAAATAAAACGGCATAAGTTATCCCACGGCTTCATTTTTGGAACAGTAGGAGATGCATTCAATAACTTCTATAATGAGCATCTTCCATTTGACCTGACCGGTGCACAAAAGCGGGTATTGAAAGAGATCAGGCAGGATACAATGAACGGGCGGCAAATGAACCGGTTGTTGCAGGGAGATGTGGGTAGTGGTAAAACAATTGTGGCGCTGCTGGCGATGTTATTGGCGATGGACAACGGTTTTCAGGCATGTTTGATGGCACCTACAGAAATCCTGTCGCAGCAGCACTTCAAAGGGTTGTCTGACCTGTTAAAAGATATGCCTGTAACAATATCTCTGCTTACCGGCAGTATCAAAGGAAAAGCGCGTAAAAAGATCCTGGCGGAAGCGGCGGATGGCAGCTTAAACCTGCTGGTAGGCACACATGCCCTGCTGGAAAAAGAAGTAGTGTTCAAAAACCTGGGTATGGCCATTGTGGATGAGCAACACCGTTTTGGCGTGGCGCAACGTGCACGGCTATGGCAAAAGAATGAAATACCCCCGCATATCCTGGTAATGACGGCTACGCCTATCCCACGTACACTCGCTATGACGGTATATGGGGATCTGGACGTATCAGTAATAGATGAGCTGCCTCCGGGGCGAAAACCTATTACCACAGTGCATCGTACAGAATTCCAACGCCCACGGGTAATGGATTTTATCCGCGAAGAAATACAAAAAGGACGACAGGCATATATCGTATATCCTCTGATTGATGAGTCTGAAACCCTGGATTATGAAAACCTGATGAAGGGGTATGAAGAAGTAAAAGCCTTTTTTCCCGAACCCAGGTATTATATCAGTATGGTGCATGGCAAACAACCGGCAGACATGCGGGAAACCAATATGCAGCGTTTTGTATCCGGAGAAACGAATATTATGGTGGCCACTACCGTGATCGAGGTAGGGGTAAATGTGCCCAATGCTTCTGTGATGGTGATAGAAAGCACCGAAAGATTCGGATTGTCCCAGTTGCACCAGTTGCGTGGACGGGTAGGCAGGGGGGCTGACCAGTCTTTTTGTATCTTAATGACCGGCAATAAGGTGAGCAACGATTCCAAAGAGCGGATCCAGGTAATGGTGCAAACCAATAATGGCTTTATTATCTCTGAAAAGGATATGGAGCTGCGGGGGCCGGGAGATATTGAAGGTACCCGGCAGAGCGGTGTGCTGGACTTCCGGCTGGCAGATATTGTAAACGATAAGCCCATCTTGGATGCTGCCAGGGCCAGTGCAGAGAAAATATTGCAGGAAGATACCGACCTCCTCCTGCCGGAAAATCAACCCTTGCAGCAATTTTTAGTTTCCCAGCGCTCAAAATCCCAGTGGAGCAAAATTTCCTGA
- a CDS encoding PKD domain-containing protein, protein MKFTFPIGFSGIVFLLFSCLAVKAQEHDHASYFPLQFTENKGQWHQDVLYRSELGTASIFLKKNSFTFLILNKADLEELQYFIHPKHTPAKPPHVEYDKKGGTQAVATAPANVAGSNIPGKPRTMPKVRAHAYEVAFLNTSNQAEIVPEKVQEGYANYLIGNDPSKWKGEVKSYQRVNYKNLYPGIDALVYSETAQLKYDLIVHPGANPANIQLEYDGTDGIELKKGQLHIRTSAGEVIEQMPFAYQYINNQRVSVKVAYELKGNKVGFKVSGKYDSHYPLVIDPTYVFSTVSGSVADNWGFTATYDEEGSFYGGGIVFSAGYPTTIGVVQSAFGGGDFDMGISKFSANGRNLIYATYIGGNAREQPHSLFVDGAGNLVISGRTESSNYPATATIGTRGGWDLAITKLNATGSSIIGSLIIGGSGNDGVNMDEDRRGPARVLARNYGDDARSEVVIDNAGYIYVASSTRSSDFPIVQKNGNVFQPNFGGGQDGVVLKITPDCTDVVWSSFLGGSKEDAAYVIALNGLNTLYVAGGTASDDFKTTSGALYPAYRGGVCDGYIVHIANNGSSILQSTYLGAENVSADQIYGIQLDSKGYVYVMGTTEGNWPIMQPTGTATFYNDNSRQFISKLTPDLSKFVYSTTFGKQGFNPSLSPVAFLVDRCENVYVSGWGGGINIEAGYPNSGVSGLRITPDALQSNTDGADFYFFVLRRDATEILFGSYFGGYGLSEHVDGGTSRFDRNGVIYQGICAWCGASPKPRYPTTPGAYATRPSVNCNLGALKIAFNLDGVKAGIKTEDRRKNYCVPADITFVDTTRQPAQTWRWVFGDGNEQTVTTIDPVTHTYNQIGKYKVMLIKTDTRSCNGADTAYFDVNVRADEVQFNFTGLRQQPCQERKYLFDLDLISVPAGKPLGPKSFVFDLGDGTPPDSVGPGSFPYTHSYPEDGIYNVSLTLVDTNYCNAPDTRTLPLRVAINVVASFTMPDSVCVPAAIQLENTSKGGERFLWTFEDDGTTSTEVSPIHHFIKPGRYGVKLEVFDDNTCNKKDEVTTYIIVSSPPVAEFSYTPIKPQENTPTQFTNLSVDAVAYRWQFGDGDTSSLRDPSHQYLKTGTYNVCLTAINAAGCDSTVCQPVSALINPLFDIPTAFSPNNDGINDFFEIKGFGIINYNMKIFNRWGQLVFESNNPRVSWDGRFKGAVQPMDAYAYVVNIEFSDGTKANKSGSVTLLR, encoded by the coding sequence TTGAAATTTACCTTCCCGATCGGTTTTAGTGGCATTGTTTTTTTGCTCTTTTCATGCCTGGCAGTAAAAGCCCAGGAGCATGATCACGCTTCGTATTTTCCTTTACAGTTTACTGAAAATAAAGGGCAGTGGCATCAGGATGTGTTATACAGGTCTGAACTGGGAACCGCTTCGATTTTCCTCAAAAAGAATAGCTTTACTTTCCTGATCCTCAACAAAGCAGATCTTGAGGAACTCCAGTATTTTATACATCCCAAACATACACCTGCCAAACCTCCCCATGTGGAGTATGATAAAAAAGGTGGTACACAGGCAGTTGCCACGGCTCCGGCAAACGTAGCCGGAAGCAACATACCCGGCAAGCCGCGTACTATGCCAAAAGTGCGGGCGCATGCCTATGAGGTAGCTTTCCTGAACACCAGCAATCAGGCAGAAATAGTTCCGGAAAAAGTACAGGAAGGATATGCCAACTACCTGATTGGAAATGATCCCTCCAAGTGGAAAGGAGAGGTAAAGTCTTATCAGCGGGTTAACTATAAAAATCTTTATCCGGGTATAGATGCACTGGTGTATTCAGAAACAGCCCAGTTGAAATACGACCTGATTGTACATCCCGGCGCTAATCCTGCTAATATCCAGCTGGAATATGACGGTACTGATGGGATCGAACTTAAAAAAGGACAGCTGCATATCCGTACCTCCGCAGGAGAAGTGATCGAACAAATGCCATTTGCATACCAATACATTAATAATCAACGTGTATCCGTAAAAGTTGCTTATGAGCTAAAAGGCAATAAAGTGGGTTTTAAGGTATCCGGTAAATATGATAGTCATTATCCGCTGGTGATAGATCCTACCTACGTTTTTTCTACGGTATCAGGTTCTGTGGCAGACAACTGGGGATTTACTGCTACCTATGACGAAGAAGGCAGTTTTTATGGAGGCGGTATTGTTTTCAGTGCAGGATATCCTACCACTATTGGCGTGGTACAAAGTGCTTTTGGTGGAGGCGATTTTGATATGGGTATTTCTAAATTCAGTGCCAACGGACGTAACCTGATATATGCTACCTACATCGGAGGAAATGCAAGAGAGCAGCCCCATAGCCTGTTTGTAGATGGTGCCGGTAACCTGGTAATTTCCGGACGAACAGAATCTTCTAATTACCCGGCTACCGCAACCATCGGAACCAGGGGAGGATGGGATCTGGCAATTACCAAACTGAATGCTACCGGAAGCAGTATCATCGGTTCATTGATTATTGGCGGCAGCGGCAATGATGGGGTAAATATGGATGAAGACAGGCGTGGCCCCGCCAGGGTATTGGCCCGTAATTACGGGGATGATGCCCGCAGCGAAGTGGTGATCGATAATGCTGGTTATATCTATGTAGCCAGCAGTACACGTTCTTCCGATTTTCCTATTGTTCAAAAAAACGGGAATGTTTTCCAGCCCAATTTTGGTGGCGGACAGGATGGTGTAGTGCTGAAAATCACACCTGATTGTACGGATGTGGTTTGGTCCAGTTTCCTGGGGGGCAGTAAAGAAGATGCGGCGTACGTCATTGCCCTGAATGGATTGAATACCTTGTATGTGGCTGGGGGTACTGCCAGCGATGATTTTAAAACTACCAGTGGAGCCTTATACCCTGCTTACCGGGGTGGTGTTTGTGATGGCTATATTGTACACATAGCCAACAATGGTTCCAGTATTTTACAAAGTACCTACCTGGGCGCAGAGAACGTATCTGCCGACCAGATATATGGTATTCAGCTGGATAGCAAAGGATATGTTTATGTAATGGGTACCACCGAAGGGAACTGGCCGATCATGCAGCCAACAGGTACCGCTACTTTTTACAATGATAATTCCAGACAATTTATTTCAAAACTAACCCCCGACCTGTCTAAGTTCGTTTATTCCACCACTTTCGGTAAACAGGGCTTTAATCCCAGCTTATCGCCGGTAGCCTTCCTGGTAGACCGGTGCGAGAACGTTTACGTTTCCGGATGGGGCGGTGGTATCAATATTGAAGCCGGGTATCCCAATTCCGGTGTGTCTGGCCTGCGGATCACCCCGGATGCTTTACAGAGCAATACAGATGGCGCCGACTTTTACTTTTTTGTGCTCCGCCGGGATGCTACAGAAATATTGTTTGGCAGCTACTTTGGGGGATATGGTCTTTCCGAACATGTGGACGGCGGTACCAGCCGGTTTGACCGTAACGGGGTCATCTACCAGGGTATTTGTGCCTGGTGCGGTGCAAGCCCTAAACCCCGGTATCCTACCACCCCGGGAGCTTACGCTACCAGGCCGTCTGTAAACTGTAACCTGGGGGCACTAAAAATTGCTTTTAACCTGGATGGGGTAAAAGCGGGGATCAAAACAGAAGACCGCAGGAAAAACTACTGCGTACCAGCAGATATTACTTTTGTAGATACTACCCGCCAGCCTGCACAAACCTGGAGGTGGGTATTCGGAGATGGGAATGAACAAACAGTTACTACCATCGATCCGGTAACCCATACTTATAACCAGATCGGGAAGTATAAGGTGATGTTGATCAAAACGGATACCCGCAGCTGTAACGGCGCGGATACCGCTTATTTTGATGTGAATGTAAGAGCGGATGAAGTACAGTTCAATTTTACCGGTTTGCGTCAGCAGCCTTGTCAGGAAAGGAAATACCTGTTTGACCTGGATCTTATTTCGGTACCTGCGGGTAAGCCGCTGGGCCCTAAATCTTTTGTGTTTGACCTGGGCGACGGCACGCCACCGGATTCTGTAGGGCCGGGATCTTTCCCTTATACCCATTCTTATCCGGAAGATGGTATTTATAACGTATCACTGACACTGGTAGATACCAACTATTGTAATGCACCGGATACCAGAACGTTGCCATTGCGTGTGGCGATTAACGTGGTAGCCAGCTTTACGATGCCGGACAGTGTGTGTGTACCGGCTGCTATCCAGCTGGAAAATACTTCCAAAGGCGGGGAAAGATTCCTGTGGACATTTGAGGATGATGGTACTACGAGTACTGAAGTGTCGCCCATCCATCATTTTATCAAACCTGGCAGATACGGTGTAAAGCTGGAAGTATTTGATGACAATACCTGTAACAAAAAGGATGAAGTCACTACCTATATCATTGTGAGCAGCCCGCCGGTAGCTGAATTTTCTTACACACCTATTAAGCCACAGGAAAATACACCTACCCAGTTTACTAACCTGTCGGTAGATGCGGTTGCTTACCGCTGGCAGTTTGGTGATGGAGATACTTCCAGCTTACGGGATCCATCTCACCAGTACCTTAAAACGGGGACCTATAATGTTTGTTTAACGGCTATCAATGCTGCAGGTTGTGACTCCACTGTTTGTCAGCCGGTAAGTGCACTGATCAATCCGTTGTTTGATATACCTACAGCATTTTCTCCCAACAATGATGGTATCAATGATTTCTTTGAAATAAAAGGATTTGGTATCATCAACTACAATATGAAAATATTTAACCGGTGGGGACAACTGGTATTCGAAAGTAATAACCCCCGGGTGAGTTGGGATGGTAGGTTTAAAGGCGCTGTTCAGCCTATGGATGCCTACGCTTATGTGGTGAATATAGAATTCAGTGATGGAACGAAAGCCAATAAGTCAGGAAGTGTAACTTTGTTAAGATGA